ATGCTCATGACTCAACAATCCAAATGCTGACCAAAATTGAATTATGGATGGCATCAAGTGATATGATGCTTTTGGGTATGACATAAATAGAGGTTGATGTCAGAAACATATCCATAAGTTTGGGAATCAATTGATCTAACATGAGGAAAATAAAACATGTCTAATTGTGCCCATGTAGAGGCATCTCTCTAAAGTGCCCTCATAACAAAACTCTTCCCCTAAAACAAATTGAATCTTGCAGAGTGGATGGTATTGGACAGCTCTGGGTTTGTGTGAACTAAAAGAGGCGGAGGAGAACAGATTAgaactgaagaaaaagaaagggcaGAAGCCTGTGTGCACAatataaatgagggcaattacaCTGCTAGTTATTCAATGTCATCTGTGTAGTTTTTACATAAATGTATGGACTTGTTTCTGATGTCGAAGTAACAACATGGTTTGAACTGTCCACCCAGATTGTAAAATAATTGAACCATGAACCGCTTGCTTTTACAGTTCTCACTTTAAGAACATCTGGTAAACAGGATTTGTCAACAAACCATAAGACAATCATACGCCTCACtgagaaaatacaaaaagacCAGTTAATTATGTAAGGACAACTTTGACCAATATTTGGAAATAAAACGAGTATTTTCCTATAACTTACCTTGGGCTTCAGAGAAGGAGCCCGCATTTTAATCATTTCAACGACCTCTTTCTTTATTCGTTGGAATCTATCATCTTTTTCTTGCTTGGCCGACAAACCCAATTCAACCATCTCCTTCAAGTTTCTCTGTTGAGAAGACACAGTAGAGTGGTATTAATACTTCCCACTCCTCAACTTGTACAAAACAggacgacaacaacaacaagaagtcAACAACAACtgagccttatcccaacaaaatAGAATAGACTAGTTAAAATCCTCGAGCAATAATTAAAGATTTCGCTTATAAACAATGCCAAAGGCCTTCTACTATCCATTTTTCCAAATAAGCAGATACAGGTACTAAGACAGCAAATATAAGATGCATCTACGCCAATAGAGAGAGACTAAGAAAACTTCAATTTACCAGCAAGCAAGCACTAGCATCCCTGTCCAAGCTATTAATGCAGGCTTTTTGAGCATTTTCAGTGACAATCAAGAGGGGGGGGAAGAAAGCAGTAGACACAAAGAGCCATAGGATAATTTCCTAGTAAATAGATACCTTCAATGTTTTTAGCTGCACTAAGTGGCCTAGAATACTCATTAGGTGATTGATTAACTCCTCTGATATTCTTCCTTGGCTAGACTGCTGCAATAACCACAAAAATATGGGGttaatttctttaaaactttCAAGTGAACAAAGATTGtacaagttaaaaaaaaaatagaaaaaaacacaaacaagcCCCTTATGGTTccattgaactagaaactacaAATAGTCAAGTAATTAAAACATTACTGCCAGTCTAGCAACTTTAGCAAGCTTCTGTTTCACTTCTCGAGGCAATCTCCGTTTGACTGCTTGTGAGGAAGTATCCGCATCCTGAACTTCCACAATTGGTGGTCTAGCTGTAAggtaatgaaaagctttttttaaatagaaacatcCTAAACATTCACAGAAATTAAGAATTAAACGTCAGTGTTTGCAACTTACATTCTGCAACTATCTTCTCAAGCTCCCTAATGGCCCTTTCAAGCATTGTACCTTTTGGCCTAACACTAGAACCTTCCTTTGCATGCATTGATGTTGTCTTCTGTGTAAAGATTATATACAAACCAAACACCAATCAAATGGATTGTAGGGGACAATAAGAGGCATTATCACAATAATAACAATTCAACAAGTAaaacttataaataaaaaaaataaaaaataaaaactaacaaATACAAAGAAACTATTAGCAAATCCTACCATTTACATGCAAAAAATTCTTAGAAAGAGTATGAAGAAACAGAAGATGGACCAAATCACAAAAGGAAATGCACATAAATTTGTGTAATCACTAATCAGCCAAGTGACCCAGTTTCAGTTGTTGTTTATTCCTAAATACAGGATAAGTATAAAACAGTGTTAGCAGTATGCTCTGCCTGGACTGTATCTTGATTGTACAGCATGTGCCAGAATCCttaagagaagaggaaaaatcccaaaatctagaagaagaaaaaaagttcCCTAATCAAACCAAATTGAGGAACAACAGTGTGTAGCATCCGAGCAAGTTATCCCATCAAATTCAGTCACCAAGGCATATTAGAGGAAGGTGCCAGTCATGGAACAGGACTGACTCTCCACACATTGACCTACTGAACTAGGAAATCATGCATTTACACAGTGCAAAAATAATGTGCCAGAATGGAAAATAGAACCGAATAATATAGAAAATCATCCTGTAATAATGTTATATTTCACCACAAATCTATCAATACTATTGAAACAGGTTTATTGACCAAAGCTTACAAGTTGAATGGAACCCTCTCACAACTATCAAACACTTTTTAGCACCGCCATGAAATCTACTAGAAGAAACAAGGAGTGACAACAGAAGCAATAATACAATCGTATTAGAGGTTTCAATGAGAGTCATGAGACAACAATGATGAATTCACTtaaaagcatagttgtcacagcgtcatggcgatccaagtcgttggaggggtgtctgatcgatatatcgacacgtcgcccgccatggcgttgccatagcgatcatgtcgaccatgttttattttttattttctctattttttaatgttttaatagaggtatactcaagccatgttttattttttctctattatttctcaagttttaaggatggcaatcttgtaattaagcagaatctaagaaagggcataaaagggttttgatttaatgactaagggtaaacttagagggatgtgtaaagtatggacaaaggggaataaaagaagagaaaggtactttaggaaaaagacaaaaataagggtttgtaaTAACCCACGATCAGATtatggttgtcttcaaccttgagTTCAGCCTGGGATGGAAAACAGTGCAGTACGAAggagataactccttcaattcttcttgGTCCAGTCTAAATCTTCAGGCGAAGTATCGCCACATCATGTTCtatcaattccagcaagaacTCATCACAGAAATCAACTAAACAAGGAGTATTTAATCTCCCTGGAATCAGATCTGGCAATTTCTTAGTTGCAAGTAATCTTCAAAGGTTTGAATCTCAGGGCAAGGAAAGCTTTTGGGTGCAAACCTCTCAGGTAAGGATCGCCCTAGGGTGGTGATTCAATGCACCAAAACTCAAGCCCAATCGACTCTCTCAAAGGGTTCAAAACAATTCTATTGAGGGTTGCAGTCACCGCCCAACAGAGAGAACATCAATggcaaaagaagatgaaatcgaagagggaaagagagacaggaagcagaaatcgaagagggaaagagagacaagacgccatggcgtaggtcgatatgcatgcttctccagcgccaagacgccatggcgacgccatgacaactatgcttaaaAGCAACAAATTAAACTTCAAGCAATCCGTAAGatgctttacaatttacatCCAGAAACTAAGGCTGTACACGATCATAAAATCCATCCCTTTGGGGCCCATTATCCGTTGGGATTTAACCATCCTACATCATAAAAATATGTTGTATGTATGGAGTGAAGGAGACATCTATTTCTACACTGGAAGGTGGCTAGGATCTTTTTAAGTTTAAGTTACTTTGGAAGCTGAAGCTGTTTGGAAACTGCTTACTTAACAACAGGGTGTGAAGATGCTGTTTCTTATTGATCGAGAGGATGGTTTGGGAACAAGTGTAAAATCATGTGCCGGCTACTTCCTTTCATACTGTCACTGTCATGGGGATCATGGAAAGAGAGGAACAGAAGTATTCATTATATGTAAGCATGCTCAATCTTTGGAACTTGTTCACATAAAGTAAATTTGCTAATTATTCAAGTACATAATGAATTTTCAGAATAATTTCAAAGATATAAAAAGAAGATTTCCATATTTTGTACCTCAAGCATATTATTCACAAACTTTTGccattaatttcattttttccagatgcatatatatatatggtacagAGTGTTAAGAAGAAGGCTGCAGAGGGTGGATCACAGCAGGTGGCATAATGAAATTTGTCCTCTTGCTCGTTTTGTCTACATTTACAGGTAAGATGATCCATCAGTGTTTTGATACCAATTGATAGTACTTCCATTACTTTTCCCTTATGAAAAAATGGTTATTTCTCCTGTTAAGTGTTATCAATCAAAATCAAGAAATAAGACTGATTCATAATCTACACAGCCTTTCTGGAGAGACTATATTATTTGCACGATAAATAAAACCCAACAATCAACAACAACGATAAATAACCTTACCAATCACTAATAAAATAgtgcaaaagaaaaaatacaaatgGGGTCACTAAAGAGAACCAGCAGTAGCTAGGGATTTTCAGAAGAGATGAGTACTTACAGCAGTCTGAGAGGGGTACTTGCTACCAGACAAATTAAGGTCAGGCAGCTCCGTACCACCATTTTTATCCCGGTACCTAACTTTTGCAAATGCCTCTAGCTCATTAACATCTTTCTTCAGTTGATGCTCAAACTGAGTGGAAGCACTTTTATCCCGATTAGTCTGATGCGCAGCATCAGAGGCTTCACCTCCAACTTTCAACTTGTTATTGAGATCTTTAGATTGGACAATTCCAGTCTTCTGTTTTTCAGTCTCTTTTATATCCATTGGTAATACAGAAGAAtccttatttgaattttttgaaaaagaattttCCAATTTAATGCTAGAATCAGCAGACTTCTTTTTGAAAGTTCCCATAGAAGCATTCAATTGATTCTGCCCTTTCCCATCTTGATAGTGCTCACTTGTAGCTGGCAAACTTTGAGGACTAGAAGACTTGCTCCCCACCAATGGTGCAGTCCTAGCAGCAGCTTTCATCCTCGCATTACCCATTTTTGCATGTTTATATGGTACATGCTCACCATGAGCTTTTGTcaaatcttttcttcttcgcttccttggttggtgGTCAGGAGATGCAAAGGGTTCATTTCTAGTAAtggaaatataataaaaaaagagaggcaCAATCAGAGgtcaataaattaataaaatagtTTATGATAGTCTAAGATACAAAAAATAAATGCCTCCTTGTGTAATGGTGTAGCAACTAAACAGGACAGCGGTAGCATGTACAAGTAAAAGAAATGAGATTCCCTGCTACATTTACACCTAAAGGCTACAGAAACATATTGGGGATAGCTATGACCATGAACCTACTTTTAGTCCATGGACAAGATTATTTTGGCTGAAACTTAAGATTAGTGAAAGGTACTTCATCAGATGGAACCACACAATGCCTGCCACCTGATATCTCATGGAAGTTACCAAGTTCAcaagccagagagagagagaacacaaGTCACATTGAGCTACTATACATGACAGGGCATCCCCCATGTCGATGCTTAGTTAGCACCAAAGGAAGTTCCCCATGTACCGACACCACTGAGGAAAGTTACAGCCTGAACAATTTTCACAACGCagaataaagctttgaaaaatgATCGAGAAGACAACATTTTGAAGACAGTTCAATAGAAGAAAACACAGAATGGTAAGTCAAAAACAAGGTGGACCATACAGTTGAATTGGACCACAAAATTTGACTACTGGCCAGTGAAGTGCATCCATTATCTACCAATGGTCAGAATCACCACATCAACCCTCTACATGGCTCAGAAAGGTGATACGTGGAGAGGAGCCTCTTTATGCCACTTTCTGAGAGAACCATTCCCTATACAAATTTCTCTTTCTCACCTGCTGATGCAAGCACATAAATACATAAGTCACACAAATACCCCTCGATTTGAATATATACAATCCAAGACAGCTTGGTTTCAAGGATCAACCAGGACATTCCAAAATAGATTAACATTGGATCATCTAATCCTGTCTAAGGTCGGGATCTACTTTGATCTGGACTAGGGGTGGCTGCGACTGGATAATCCCTGGTCCCCAATCCTCGAAACAATTTTTCATAGTATTTCCCATGACTAAGTAATGCAAGCCAGTGTAAATTTGGACAAGGTTTTAGAATAGGTTTTGGGTcgggccatagttgtcaaggcgtcgcctaggtgtccaggcacTATTTGCTGGAAGGATGCCTTGGTCGACAAGGCAACGCCTTGTTGGGGCCTTTGTTTTAGGTTTTATTATTGTAATGGGTTGAATTATAAAGCCCAAAAGTGGGGGGTTATGGGGGGTTCATGAAAAGTATTATTTTATTAGTGGGTCCCATGTCTATAGTCCAAGTTTGTCTCAGCTTGTttgattattatttattttaggcTAGTAACAGTTTTATTACTTTTGGTTGTTTATTTAGAGTAACAGAGTAATAAGGAATCCTTATGAGAGTCAATTTAAGAACGTTAAAAGTCATAAAATGCAACCACCTCCTCTTCTATGATTTGGAATTAATGGATTAAATTGTCAAACTTGAGGGCTGATCTTATAAATTCACGGATGctactttctcttcttctctccaatttatctctttcttatttGGACAGCAAACATATTTCTCCTTACTTTCACATCAATCTCATCTTctagaaagttttttttttttaaaaaaaaacatcttcTCTCTTCAACACGCATCAACCACTCCTTTCTTTAATCGACTCCTGATTTCGGGTCCTATTTTTACTCCCATCTTCTTTCGATCTCTCTCCTTTATCAAGAGAAGATTCCAATTGAGGAAATAAAATTCACTTCTTCCTCTACAAATCTTGGATGTAAGGTAGCCGATCATTATTGATTATGATTGTAAGAAGTGTAGGACCATCGTACTATCAAAGCCAACGACCATGGATGTTAATCAAATGGTGGAGACTTGTCATCATTATAAGACTAAAGGACGAGTCTTTTCTAACAAGGAGGGAATAATGCACGCGCAGTTTAAATTTGAGCCAGGTTATAGTATAGGATTGGGTTAGGTCAAAAGTTTATTATTGTAATTGGCTGGATTATAAAGCCCAAATGTGGGGGTGCAtaaaaatttcttattttataagTGAGACCCATGTATATAGTccaagtttatttttttaatacaagaGTTCTATTGTTAGTTATTTTAGGCTACTAAGAGTTTTATTAATTTAGTTGTTTATTTAGAGAAAGAGAGTAATAAGGAGTCCTTATGAGAGTCAATTTAGGAAAGTTAAATATGTAACCATTCCTTCTTCTACGATTTTGAGTAAGCAATACTTATGAGAGTCAATTTAGGAATGTTTAACAGTTTAAGTTGGCTTTCTGTTTCTCTCGATCACCCTTCTTTAATCTATTCCtgatttcttcctccttctaCATCGATCTCATCTTCtagaaagattttttttaaaaacatcttctctcttctacaCCCATCGACCACTCTTTTTATCCCTTCTTTAATCGATTCCTGATTTCAGGTCCTATTTttccttccatcttctctctctgcTTTAACCACCAATAggtcttttctctttccttccttcctccttaTCAATTTCAAATGATTAGATTATTTTATGTCTGGTTTTTATTATGGAAATCAATTAAGATCTGATAATTGTTCTTTAAGATCTGACCGTTAGATTTGAGATCAGATTTGGCCCATATCTAGCTGTCAGATCGAAACTCTTTCACTCGTAGGCCAATCAGATCAGTCATGTCTGATTGATCTGCATCACTAAGTCATTTCATATTATCGGTATCTAACTTTTCTTATtaataaaagaagtaaaagaaaaaaataagcaaCAGATTACAAACACAAAAACTTAAATAACTTTAGTACTTTACTAAATAGAACATACAAATATGATATctcattctttttttccccaaataaaGTCTGCCATCACATTAGTGCCCTCCAACATATGAGAGCACTAACAAGCTGCAAGAAGTGACAGCAAACAAAATCCCCTTCAACTGAATATCAGAGTGTGTTTTTATCGTGCATTAGGCAGTCCTATAGAAATTCTACCACTAATGTTCTGTTTGCGTCCTCAATACCAACAAAGACATACTTGCTTCAAAATCTCTAAATCAGAACCATTATAATACATAAACCGTGTGCTTTAGGGGCCATAACTTCATACCTCATGATCATACTAACTATTCCTTTCACTGTTCTTGATTAACAAGCTTCCAGTAATTGCTCACTTTGCTTTACCCAAATGATATCAAAGGTAAGGGCCAAAATTCATTAACTCTGACATCCGACCAACAAAGGCTCAGGCCCGCACAGGTATCCATTCAGGAAGTTATGTCTTAAACTTCAAAAGTGATTGTTCAACCAAGTAACCACTCAGCAAAAACTAGAAAGTAACCAGTCATTATGAACTCAAGGATTGTCAAAGGAATGCAATAAAACTCACATGCGTTCCAACTTCCCCCTATTAACAAAGAAACCATTGTGCTTCATTGGTGACTTGTCAACTTGAAAATATTCATCCTGAGGAAGCGACCATGATCATTAGAAACAGAAATTTatggttaaattttttttttaaaattaaaaccagaaaatataaataaatatgaagaaaaaaatttagttttaaagcaaTTATGAAACAGCCAAATAAACAAGCAAGAAAAAATTAGTTCAGAATCATTACTCTGAGCATTTTCTTCAGACTATAAAGAATGTGCAATTTACATTTTGGGTCCTCCATGTTAGTGACATCTCTGAACTGGTTCCTCCAAATTAGATATACCCCATTTTGGGTTCCTCCTCCCAAATGCTGTAGGCTGGACACAAGAAGAGGTTGCATCTAAGCAAGATATCTTCCATATTCTCCCATTATTTTGTAGGATTTCCCCgcatttttctgtttcttctcttttgatggCAAACACGGATGCAGCAAGACGGTTTTTTGCACTTTGTGCTTAAATACTCCATTGTATCTCCTATCAGGCAAAAAATTCTCTTCCGCCACCCATTTTTTTTCTCAGCAGCATTATCTTGTGCCCCATACATTGGTTATTCTTCTAGCTTTGACGTAGCCTTGCTTGGAACTTCTATTATCACCACAAGAGGCATCGGTGGAGCTAGATGCTCCTATTTTTGTAGGCATTCTCTTTGTAGTTCCAATCCACTTTGTGACTTGATGCCAATGTATAAAGGTAAATCTGCATGTTGGATATCCTAGTGTCAGCCTTTGTATTACTATGCTTGACTACTTTCCTCTATTTGCTTTTTGGGATAGACACGTAGAGGAGGCAAGGAAGCCATGGTTGGAACCGATGTATCTCTGATCCATTCTGGATGAGTCAGATCCCTAGTTGGATCAGGCATTTGAACATATTTCCAAATGACTCGACATCGACTCATGCACTCGGACAATTTAATCTGTTTCTATTACAAATCCACACATTCCTGCCTACTAATCCAGCAGGTGACTCAACTCCGTCTGACCTGAGAGACCAACCTGATCTGCCAAATGGTATCCACACAGAGGACTGTATTTCTCTCAGGCTTGGTAGCAGCAGTTGAGATGGGACATTGGAACTTCATAGCTCTCAAATGGAATTCGGTGTTCTGTGATGAGGGTTTGACCGTTCAACTATTTGACTTTAAAAGAGATTGGGCTGATGATAGGCAAAgtatatttttgaaaaatattatgaGTCTTGATTGCTTTCACTGATCTGTTCTAACGTCCCACTAATGGAGGGACCAAAATAGTGTATTCTCTAACATGGAGGACCCAAATGTAcatttccaaaagaaaagaagtcaTCTCACACTTGCTTCTAATACAAAAGAGAATTAGAAGCTAATCTACAGACATACAACAAGATTCAGTAGCTCAATGGAAAATTTTCACCTCAATTAACTACTGCACTAACTACTAAGTCCCTTAACAACTACACCTACAAGAAACCcataaagaaaaaaaccaagaatcCTGATACCAACCAGCTCAGCATCATCTATAAAAGAATCTTCTGTGTCATATTGATCGTCAGGAATATCGTCAAGTTCTTCCTCGTCGCTGCTTTGTTTACCCTGAAAATAAGTTTGAGTCACCACATTAACTCTGAAATAATATTATTTGGTACCAAAAGTATCAAGGCGAACCCCATTGCACTTATATTAACTACGAAAAATTTGCACACATCATACAGGATCATAATAATTGAGGAAACttcaaaccaaaaggaaaaaaaatggcaaactTCGTACCACATAGAGGCGTTCAATTTTCTCAATCACAGCACTAAAACGATTTGAAGGAGGTGCATCTTTAACTTCATCCTCCGCAGCTTGAacctttaaaaaaatcaaagcacCATCAAGTCAATCATTAAAAGATCAGCCAAAAGAATCTTCAGAACCAGTATAGGAAGAGTTATGCATGGAGAATAAAACCACCCTCGCTAAAACCAGCATCTTATAAATGAAACACATACCCAAACGGAGATATGCACATACATAAATTGCATCATGCATGGAATGAGGAAGATTTCACTGATAAAGATGGTCAAGCACATGCTTTTACTCAGGTGTACACATGGGCATAAAGTAACTACAGGGGCAGAGCGAGATTTTCTACTGAGGATCAGGGAGCAGCACAGTCATATAGAGACAAGGGAGGGAAAACCACAATTCCACTATTTTCACAGGAGATAGACAATGTTTAAAAATTGAATATTGGGGTTAGGCGTTGGACCATTATGGCAGAGCAGTTGACAGTCCAATAGTCCAACAATCCAATAGCCTGATGAGTTAACATAAGTCATAAGATACGCTGAACTACTGATCAAGGAATAAGAAGTGGAGCTGAAGTAGTGATCAAGGCATTGCTATGTGTTATCAAACATCTTGGTTTGAGTCTCTTCATAAGCATATTCTAAAATTAAAGTTTTAAAAATTCTTAAAAAGCATATCcacaaaattaatttttttaatagacATATCTGGCTAACTACCCCCATTACCCAAAGGTCCAACTATCAATTTTGAACAACTTTGATGATGGATTATTTCAATCAAAGATCTATTGGGCAGTTAACAATTTCCACAGGTCTGGCATTCCAAACAGTCCAACCATGGTCTAAATGTCTAATTACCAGAAAATCTATGCAGACACTGAAATCACATTCTGGCTGCCCAAGCAGTCTATGAACGAAAATGCTAACCTTACAAATTCATGTGGTCAATCAGCTGTCAGGACAATAATAAATTTTGTTTCCCTAACCCCCTATATTACATGGTTCTTGATGCCAAACGGTCCAGTATGACGTGTTTGTATTGGAAACATAGGCGACGTTTCCCATAATTTTGTGAGGTTAGCAAAACCAATCCATGAAATACTAAGATATATATGTGTGTACCAAAGGTTGATATGCCTAAACTGGCTACATATCGATGCGCTCGGCGTACAGTGTTCCATTGTCGATGGAAGAGATGCTCAACAAGGTATCCACTTCCCGGGTGAACATCTTGAGAGAGTTGTCTGACTGTGATTGGACGGAAATTTCAGTATCGGTGTCTATGttgtaaattgtttacaaaatgattttaaatatttttattataattacATTTATTTAAAGTGCTTTAAAAATGTTTTGTGTCCAATCACCAGTTAAGACTCTCTGATATTGGCCATTCAAAGGATTAGGGTTTCGGCGGTGTCCGATATGTGATGTTGATGGAGAGACTAGAATGTAATGAAAATTTCTATCACTTCGGGGTTAAATGATTACATTTTGCATGGATTGTCCTTGTGCGTGATAAATGATAATGGACAAGATGTGAGATCACCCTTttggatcacaccacttggtttGATCACAACCGTTGGTTCTAAAgaggctcaatcataaatatgATGGCAATGGGAAACCCTAATCACTCTTGCAAACTGAGAATTCAGAATTGAGTGAGAATtgcaaagggaggaagagaaagtCTCTTCTCCATTAGGGCTTCGCCAATGAAGAAGTTTCTTCCATCGGGCGGTGACGAGTACAAGTGTTGATTCTATTGAAGGATTTGCCTTCGTGAATCTCAAGGTAACCAACCCCAATTGATCTCTGTCGTTTGATTGTCAAATACCCTAACGGATTCGAGGAGGCGTTCCTAACAGCCAATTTTTCATTTGGTATTCCGCATCCCCAACAGGATGATGAAGTGGTGGCTCCAATTATCGTTGAAGAGCCATACATGGAGGAACATACACTAGTTGATCTTTTGATCAAACCAATCGAATTTGTGTTTTCACATTGCAACTTCAACAACGGACTCCTTGTTGCAAAGTTTGTACTTCGTACCATTGGATCGTTGGTTTCATTGAGTCAAGGAGAATGGTTGTTGATTGTTCGTCGAAGATCCtccctaatgtagtcctagatagacaaagggtctactaggagccaagtaaccAGGACCTTTCAATTCTGATGGCCgatgggggcagaattgaggaTTTAGGTTAGAAATAGGGTTAGGTTTAAGGTAATGGATGTAAATTTTATATGGTAATGCTAGGCAGGTTTAGAGGAAGCTACAGTGAAGGTTTAAATGATGGTTTGagtgaaaaattaaaaatcagaaaattagggttagggtttcgggttttgggaaagatGGGAGTgatgggttttagggtttagatgagAGTTTAAGCtagggctttaggtcgagtgcTAAGGCCAGAAAGGAGGAGGTTCGGCTGCAATATGGGCAGGTTTCACTGGGtagttttttagggtttgggttttaatcgAGATGAgtgggattagggtttaggtgttaAGATGGGCTGCAACTAAAATCGAGTGGAGGGGGCTGTGGTTGAAATTTAATTGAATTTGGTTGGTGGAATTGGGCTGGGCAGAATCTAGATAACCTAGGGTTTTGTTGGGTCGATTGGATTAATGGAGGGGATGCTAATGGGAGTCGATAGGCTTAGGTtggaagattagaagaagaagggtgaatgctgaattaataaaccaCTTACTTGAAAACTGAaccttcaatggcagcagctttgaagattgaagatggcTTCTCCtaatctacaagatgcaaggagttgagaagaagatcctcccggtctacaagacgcaaggagtcaactggagatccactaGTCcctttcaccttgatattactcacaaggcacactctcAAAGGAGCAAAGCAGCAGCatcaatggcagcaagcaaacacaaaatttattttcaaatcTGAAGTGTGGAGGAGCCTCCCAtgattttattaatatataatatggcctaaggcccaattcCTATTACAAATATGAATCACTCCCCTTCTAAAATCATGGAGGGGGTGGGACACTTAAATTGAAAGctaaaacttaaaagattccctatctaccaataggaaataagaatctaacaaccaataggattaattcacttaaattgaaccattgcctaaatcggttcaatttaagtttacaattaaacTGAAAAAATAACTAAGGCTCCAAACACTAGACCCTAATCTTAGGGCTGCTTCTTTTTGCAGATGATTGGATCTGCATCACTCCCTTTATATAAAACTTGAGGCCGAGTTTTTTCAAACAAGAGGGAATAATGCAAGatcgg
The sequence above is a segment of the Telopea speciosissima isolate NSW1024214 ecotype Mountain lineage chromosome 7, Tspe_v1, whole genome shotgun sequence genome. Coding sequences within it:
- the LOC122668954 gene encoding ubinuclein-1-like isoform X3, which translates into the protein MEEEKVVSGTCSSSKVVSSSSFPSATTATGAASSSTTFKDGRGFFVELNPGETTIVSWKKLLKDANKANRSPVAAPEAPTGAHPALESRIAPVQAAEDEVKDAPPSNRFSAVIEKIERLYVGKQSSDEEELDDIPDDQYDTEDSFIDDAELDEYFQVDKSPMKHNGFFVNRGKLERINEPFASPDHQPRKRRRKDLTKAHGEHVPYKHAKMGNARMKAAARTAPLVGSKSSSPQSLPATSEHYQDGKGQNQLNASMGTFKKKSADSSIKLENSFSKNSNKDSSVLPMDIKETEKQKTGIVQSKDLNNKLKVGGEASDAAHQTNRDKSASTQFEHQLKKDVNELEAFAKVRYRDKNGGTELPDLNLSGSKYPSQTATTSMHAKEGSSVRPKGTMLERAIRELEKIVAESRPPIVEVQDADTSSQAVKRRLPREVKQKLAKVARLAQSSQGRISEELINHLMSILGHLVQLKTLKRNLKEMVELGLSAKQEKDDRFQRIKKEVVEMIKMRAPSLKPKASEQRGGASDDFQEVLGSEDKGVKGKYTMDVAMEEKICELYDLYVEGMDEDKGPQIRKLYVELAELWPSGCMDNHGIKNAVCRSKERKRALHNRLKVVVVFDAQDQEKIKKKKLSIPRAEESVRGEATSAAQPRIMQERLGTDSSGHALMVPNRMITSMTTSAQHLATSVRMSNSSTNGLSMDRPKQEKVKGSTFMDDVRKADGVLVKKKVKKNPESELGELHLHPEKFSQHGKEKHKYPKLAAASQPHKSNLQTAGIPSCNQPS